Proteins encoded in a region of the Populus nigra chromosome 3, ddPopNigr1.1, whole genome shotgun sequence genome:
- the LOC133689572 gene encoding leucine-rich repeat extensin-like protein 3, with protein sequence MKAKTHILPFFATLTLICLTTAQNHSFSSNAGPRDLQTIHIKQSQRQLLHYREELDIEDEYLMLPACLKFDNPRLRSAYIALQAWKLAIISDPLNLTSNWVGSDVCNYTGVFCATSLDNSSIQTVAGIDLNHGDMAGHLVAELGLLTDIALFHVNSNRFCGKVPKSFEKLKLLHELDLSNNRFAGRFPYVVLDLPKLKYLDLRFNEFEGDLPKELFDKDLDAIFINHNRFALELPDNFGNSPVSVIVLANNKFHGCFPTSLVNMSKTLNEVILMNNGLRSCLPREIGLLKKVTVFDASNNKLFGSLPDNIGEMEGLELLNVAHNMLSGNIPGSVCLLPHLKNFSYAYNFFTGEPPACLDLENFDDGRNCLRNRPKQRSTLQCKVFLSRPVKCEDFKCHKFDPSPPPPPVTSPPPPPSPAPPSALPSPPPPSSMPPPPPIHPPPPFYSPPPPPNPPPPPPLPPIYQSPPPPPPPNSSPPPPSCAESPPPPSPPPCHEQPPPPSPPVQYLPPPPPPVYNSPPPPTPVYNGPLPPISGIPYASPPPPPLY encoded by the coding sequence ATGAAGGCAAAGACTCACATTCTTCCATTCTTTGCCACCCTCACTCTCATTTGCCTGACCACTGCCCAAAACCACTCTTTTTCTAGCAATGCTGGCCCTAGAGACTTACAAACAATACATATTAAGCAGAGCCAAAGACAGCTTTTACATTACAGAGAGGAACTTGATATAGAAGATGAGTACCTGATGTTACCAGCTTGCCTCAAATTCGACAACCCTAGACTCAGAAGTGCCTACATTGCACTCCAAGCATGGAAACTAGCCATCATCTCGGACCCATTGAACCTCACATCCAACTGGGTGGGATCCGACGTTTGCAACTACACTGGTGTCTTCTGTGCCACATCTCTCGACAATTCGTCGATTCAAACCGTTGCTGGGATTGATCTAAATCATGGCGACATGGCAGGGCACTTGGTTGCAGAGCTCGGACTCCTGACGGACATTGCCTTGTTTCACGTTAACTCCAACAGATTCTGTGGGAAAGTACCAAAATCTTTCGAGAAACTAAAACTACTCCACGAGCTGGATCTAAGCAACAATCGTTTTGCGGGCAGGTTTCCTTACGTTGTTCTTGATCTTCCAAAGCTCAAGTATCTTGATCTTCGATTTAATGAGTTTGAAGGTGATTTGCCGAAAGAACTGTTTGACAAGGATCTCGACGCGATATTCATAAACCACAACAGGTTTGCTCTTGAATTACCTGATAATTTTGGTAACTCGCCGGTTTCTGTTATTGTTCTTGCAAATAATAAATTCCACGGGTGTTTTCCGACAAGTTTGGTTAACATGTCTAAGACCCTAAATGAAGTGATTCTCATGAACAATGGCTTGCGCTCGTGTTTACCTAGGGAGATAGGATTGCTTAAGAAGGTGACAGTTTTTGATGCGAGTAATAACAAACTCTTCGGTTCTTTGCCTGACAACATCGGAGAAATGGAGGGTCTAGAACTGCTAAATGTGGCACATAATATGCTGTCAGGAAATATCCCTGGTAGCGTGTGTTTGCTTCCACATCTGAAGAACTTTAGTTATGCTTATAACTTCTTCACTGGTGAACCACCAGCGTGTTTGgatttggaaaattttgatGATGGCAGGAATTGTTTGAGGAACAGGCCCAAACAGAGATCAACATTGCAATGTAAAGTGTTCTTGTCTAGGCCAGTTAAGTGTGAGGATTTTAAATGTCACAAGTTCGATCCTTCTCCACCGCCCCCACCTGTTACttcacccccacccccaccttCACCAGCTCCTCCATCAGCATTACCCTCACCACCCCCTCCATCATCAATGCCGCCGCCACCCCCAATACATCCGCCTCCCCCCTTCTACTCCCCACCACCCCCGCCAAACccacctccaccacctccaCTACCTCCTATTTATCAATCACCCCCTCCGCCACCCCCTCCAAATTCATCACCACCACCTCCCTCATGTGCAGAATCCCCTCCACCTCCATCACCTCCACCATGCCATGAGCAACCGCCTCCACCATCACCTCCAGTTCAATACTTGCCGCCTCCACCTCCTCCAGTTTATAATTCACCGCCTCCACCAACTCCAGTGTATAATGGTCCATTGCCACCTATTAGTGGAATACCTTACGcatcaccaccacctccaccgcTCTACTAA
- the LOC133689759 gene encoding probable E3 ubiquitin-protein ligase RZFP34 produces MAEVDIKSFDPQEFRLFQQMGSCSQHFNEDFIFSEESMNVETPQILDKGLMEYGCLHYRRRCRIRAPCCNEVFDCRHCHNEAKNNINVDQKHRHDMPRHEVKQVICSLCGTEQEVQQVCINCGVCMGKYFCETCKLFDDDTSKKQYHCDGCGICRIGGPENFFHCYKCGCCYSNLLKNSHPCVEGAMHHDCPVCFEFLFESRYDVTVLPCGHTIHKSCLKEMRDHYQYACPLCSKSVCDMSKVWEKFDMEIAATPMPESYLNKMVWILCNDCGKSSEVQFHVVAQKCMNCKSYNTRQTRS; encoded by the exons ATGGCAGAAGTAGATATTAAGAGTTTTGATCCTCAAGAATTCAGACTATTTCAACAGATGGGCTCATGCTCACAGCATTTTAATGAAGATTTCATCTTCTCAGAAGAATCAATGAATGTGGAAACTCCTCAAATACTAGATAAAGGATTAATGGAATATGG ATGCCTGCACTATCGGAGAAGGTGCCGCATCAGAGCACCTTGCTGTAACGAAGTATTTGATTGCCGTCATTGTCATAACGAGGCGaag AACAATATCAATGTTGATCAGAAGCATAGACATGACATGCCACGCCATGAAGTCAAACAG gTGATATGCTCGCTTTGTGGCACTGAACAAGAG GTTCAACAAGTTTGTATCAACTGTGGTGTGTGCATGGGAAAGTACTTCTGTGAGACTTGCAAGCTGTTTGATGATGAT ACATCTAAGAAACAGTATCATTGTGATGGCTGTGGGATTTGCAG AATTGGAGGACCTGAGAATTTCTTCCATTGTTACAAATGTG GCTGCTGCTACTCGAATCTTCTGAAGAATAGCCACCCCTGTGTAGAGGGCGCGATGCATCATGACTGCCCTGTGTGCTTTGAG TTTTTATTTGAGTCGAGATATGATGTGACTGTCTTGCCATGTGGACACACCATTCACAAGAGCTGCTTAAAGGAAATGAGGGATCATTATCA ATATGCTTGCCCTCTTTGCTCGAAGTCAGTTTGTGATATGTCTAAGGTATGGGAGAAATTCGACATGGAAATTGCAGCCACACCAATGCCAGAATCTTACCTGAATAAAATG GTTTGGATCCTTTGCAATGATTGTGGAAAGTCCTCAGAAGTGCAATTCCATGTAGTAGCTCAGAAATGCATGAACTGCAAGTCCTATAATACTCGTCAAACAAGAAGCTGA
- the LOC133688314 gene encoding pentatricopeptide repeat-containing protein At3g62890-like: MRAQTYYYGLGALCFTLKWAITVNSIAQSNINNIVQKKEGSNVFHQTMATALTLPNIFFSSLSPSIHKPPTLNPKTSHSVLRPHWIINLLKSCSNIREFSPIHAHLITANLIHDPEITSQVLAFLLSVNNLDCAHQILSYSHEPESIIWNTLLENKLKEGCPQEVLVGYYHMVTQGVLLDISTFHFLIHACCKNFDVKLGSEVHGRILKRGFGRNKSLNNNLMGLYSKCGKLKEVCQLFEKMTHRDVISWNTMISCYVLKGMYREALDLFDEMLVSGVLPDEITMVSLVSTCAKLKDLEMGKRLHLYIVDNKLWIRGSLLNCLVDMYSKCGKMDEAHGLLSRCDESEVDVVLWTTLVSGYVKSNKIDKARQLFDKMNERSLVSWTTMMSGYVQGGYYCESLELFQQMRFENVIPDEVALVTVLSACVHLEDFDLGRSVHAFIVTYGMIVDGFLGNALLDLYAKCGKLDEALRTFEQLPCKSAASWNSMLDGFCRSGGVDKARDFFNKIPEKDIVSCNTMVNSYVKHGLVNESFEIFCKMQSSNVKPDKTTLISLLSSCAKVGALNHGIWVNVYIEKNEIGIDAMLGTALIDMYGKCGCVEMAYEIFTQIIEKNVFVWTAMIAAYAMEGQALEAIDLYLEMEERGVKPDHVTFIALLAACSHGGLVDEGYKYFNKMRSFYNIIPTIHHYGCMVDLLGRVGHLEETVKFIERMPIEPDVSIWSSLIRACRSHHNVELAEHAFKQLIEKDPTNDGAHVLLSNIYADAGRWDDVSKVRTKLHETGVPKQAGFAIIEQNGVVHEFVASNLVSADVLCLLQDIERRLLVKQELSDTTSQHSERLAVAFGLINNQENSPIRVVNSVRMCRDCHSVMKLISQAYDREIVIRDNYRFHRFTDGHCSCKDYW; the protein is encoded by the coding sequence ATGAGAGCCCAGACCTATTATTATGGGCTTGGTGCTCTTTGCTTCACACTTAAATGGGCCATAACTGTAAATTCAATAGCACAATCCAATATCAACAATATCGTTCAAAAAAAGGAGGGAAGCAACGTCTTCCATCAAACCATGGCCACAGCACTAACTCTTCCAAATATCTTCTTCtcatctctctctccctctataCACAAGCCACCAACGCTAAATCCCAAAACATCCCACTCAGTTTTAAGACCACATTGGATCATAAATTTGTTAAAATCTTGTTCAAATATTAGAGAATTTTCACCAATTCATGCCCATTTGATCACCGCAAATCTCATCCATGACCCTGAAATAACGAGTCAAGTTCTTGCCTTTTTACTCTCTGTCAATAATCTTGATTGTGCGCATCAGATTTTAAGCTATTCCCATGAACCAGAATCCATAATTTGGAATACCCTTTTAGAAAACAAGCTTAAAGAAGGTTGTCCACAAGAAGTTTTGGTGGGTTATTATCACATGGTAACTCAAGGTGTGTTGTTAGATATTTCCACTTTTCACTTCTTGATTCATGCTTGTTGTAAGAATTTCGATGTTAAATTGGGAAGTGAAGTTCATGGGAGAATTTTGAAACGTGGGTTTGGAAGAAATAAGTCTTTGAACAACAATTTGATGGGTTTGTACTCAAAGTGTGGGAAATTGAAGGAAGTATGCCAGCTGTTTGAGAAAATGACCCACAGAGATGTTATTAGTTGGAATACCATGATTTCTTGTTATGTTTTGAAGGGAATGTATAGGGAAGCGTTGgatttatttgatgaaatgtTGGTTAGTGGGGTTTTACCAGATGAGATAACAATGGTTAGCTTGGTTTCAACATGTGCTAAATTGAAGGATTTGGAAATGGGAAAAAGATTGCATCTTTACATTGTTGATAATAAGCTATGGATTAGAGGGAGTTTGTTGAATTGTTTAGTAGACATGTATTCTAAGTGTGGGAAAATGGACGAAGCGCATGGTCTTTTGAGTAGATGTGATGAATCCGAGGTTGATGTTGTTCTGTGGACTACTTTGGTTAGTGGGTATGTGAAGTCTAATAAGATTGATAAGGCTAGGCAACTGTTTGACAAGATGAATGAGAGAAGCTTGGTATCGTGGACCACGATGATGTCTGGTTATGTTCAAGGTGGGTATTATTGTGAAAGTTTAGAGTTGTTTCAACAAATGAGGTTTGAAAATGTGATCCCGGATGAGGTTGCTCTTGTGACAGTACTTTCAGCCTGTGTTCATTTAGAAGACTTTGATTTAGGAAGATCTGTCCATGCCTTTATCGTGACATATGGAATGATTGTGGATGGGTTTCTTGGGAATGCCCTGTTGGACTTGTATGCAAAATGTGGGAAACTTGATGAAGCTCTCAGAACATTTGAGCAGTTGCCTTGTAAAAGTGCAGCATCATGGAATTCAATGTTGGATGGCTTTTGCCGAAGTGGAGGTGTTGATAAGGCAAGAGACTTCTTCAATAAGATTCCAGAGAAGGATATAGTTTCTTGTAACACTATGGTCAATTCTTATGTAAAACATGGTCTGGTTAATGAATCATTTGAGATTTTCTGCAAGATGCAGAGTTCAAATGTAAAACCTGACAAGACAACTTTGATCAGTTTGCTTTCATCTTGTGCTAAAGTTGGAGCCCTGAATCATGGCATCTGGGTTAATGTGTACATAGAGAAGAATGAAATTGGTATAGATGCTATGTTGGGAACTGCCTTGATTGACATGTATGGGAAATGTGGGTGTGTTGAAATGGCCTATGAGATCTTTACTCAAATAATTGAGAAGAACGTATTTGTTTGGACTGCAATGATAGCAGCATATGCCATGGAGGGGCAAGCCCTGGAAGCAATAGATCTATACTTGGAAATGGAGGAAAGAGGAGTAAAACCAGATCATGTCACTTTCATAGCTCTTCTAGCTGCTTGTAGCCATGGAGGTTTAGTTGATGAAGGCTACAAATATTTCAACAAAATGAGAAGTTTCTATAATATCATTCCAACGATTCATCATTATGGCTGTATGGTTGATCTCCTGGGTCGAGTTGGACACTTGGAAGAAACAGTCAAGTTCATTGAAAGAATGCCAATAGAACCAGATGTCTCTATATGGAGTTCCTTAATAAGAGCATGCAGAAGTCACCACAATGTGGAATTAGCAGAGCATGCATTTAAACAGCTCATAGAGAAAGACCCTACAAATGATGGTGCTCATGTACTTCTTTCGAATATATATGCAGATGCAGGCAGATGGGATGATGTGAGCAAGGTGAGAACAAAGCTACATGAGACGGGAGTACCGAAGCAAGCAGGTTTCGCTATCATAGAACAAAATGGAGTAGTTCATGAATTTGTCGCCTCAAACCTTGTATCTGCAGACGTTCTCTGCCTGTTACAAGACATAGAGAGAAGATTACTCGTGAAACAGGAACTATCAGATACCACATCTCAACATAGCGAAAGATTGGCCGTCGCATTTGGTCTTATAAACAACCAAGAAAACTCTCCAATCCGGGTTGTGAATAGTGTTCGAATGTGTAGAGATTGTCACTCGGTTATGAAACTCATATCCCAGGCCTATGATAGAGAAATAGTTATTAGGGATAATTATAGATTTCATAGATTCACGGATGGACATTGCTCCTGTAAAGATTACTGGTGA